In Clostridium sp. JN-1, one genomic interval encodes:
- the glgA gene encoding glycogen synthase GlgA, translated as MEKILFAASEAHPFAKTGGLGDVAYSLPKALRKLGVDARVILPKYLQIPSNFKSRMQHIADFTVPVGWRQKYCGLECYDFNDVPFYFIDNEYYFKRNKLYGFFDDGERFSFFSRAVLESMRYMGNFFPDIIHCNDWHTGMIPVLLNEHYKKNNEYTNVKTIFSIHNLKYQGVFPKEILSELLCLGDEYFNEGALKYYDAISFMKAGINFSDIITTVSRSYAEEIKTPFYGETLDGLLNSKSYKLHGIVNGIDYEIFDPSKDKHIYYRYNTSNVYEKIRNKTRLQKILNLPENKSVPVIAMVTRLVKQKGLDLVASIIQELLAMDIQLVVLGSGDENYQDLFQYFSHIYPSKLSANIKFDDDLASKIYAGSDMFLMPSLFEPCGIGQLISLRYGTIPIVRETGGLKDTIIPYNEYTGEGNGFSFANYDAHEMLNAIKYAVKIYENKKAWSDIMKRAMLENNSWENSAKTYIDLYKTLI; from the coding sequence ATGGAGAAAATTTTATTTGCAGCATCAGAGGCTCATCCTTTTGCAAAAACGGGTGGTCTTGGTGACGTAGCTTATTCACTGCCTAAAGCACTAAGGAAATTAGGAGTTGACGCTAGAGTTATACTTCCTAAATATCTACAAATACCTTCAAATTTTAAATCAAGAATGCAGCATATTGCTGATTTTACTGTACCTGTGGGCTGGAGACAAAAATATTGTGGATTAGAATGTTATGATTTTAACGATGTTCCATTTTACTTTATAGATAATGAATACTATTTTAAAAGAAATAAACTTTATGGATTTTTTGATGATGGTGAAAGATTTTCATTTTTTTCAAGAGCTGTTTTGGAATCCATGAGATACATGGGAAATTTTTTCCCTGACATAATACATTGTAATGATTGGCATACTGGAATGATTCCTGTATTATTAAACGAACATTATAAAAAAAATAATGAGTATACCAATGTTAAGACTATTTTCTCAATCCACAATTTAAAATATCAAGGTGTTTTTCCTAAAGAAATACTAAGTGAGTTACTTTGCCTTGGAGATGAATATTTCAATGAGGGAGCACTTAAATACTATGATGCAATTTCATTTATGAAGGCAGGAATCAACTTTTCAGATATAATAACTACTGTAAGTAGATCATATGCAGAAGAAATAAAAACTCCTTTTTACGGTGAAACATTAGATGGTCTGCTCAATAGCAAAAGTTATAAACTTCATGGAATTGTAAATGGAATTGACTATGAAATCTTTGATCCTAGTAAGGATAAGCATATATACTATAGATACAATACATCAAATGTTTATGAGAAAATAAGAAATAAGACAAGACTTCAAAAAATATTAAACTTGCCTGAAAATAAAAGTGTTCCAGTAATCGCTATGGTTACAAGACTTGTTAAACAAAAGGGACTTGACCTAGTTGCTTCTATTATTCAAGAATTACTTGCCATGGATATTCAGCTGGTAGTTCTCGGCAGTGGTGATGAAAATTATCAGGACTTGTTTCAGTACTTTTCTCACATTTATCCTTCGAAACTTTCAGCTAACATAAAATTTGATGATGATCTTGCTTCTAAAATATATGCAGGCTCTGATATGTTTCTTATGCCGTCTCTCTTTGAACCTTGTGGAATTGGTCAATTAATTTCTTTAAGATACGGCACAATACCAATAGTAAGGGAGACAGGTGGGCTTAAGGATACAATAATCCCTTATAATGAATATACTGGGGAAGGTAACGGTTTTTCCTTTGCAAATTATGATGCTCATGAAATGTTAAATGCAATAAAATATGCTGTAAAAATATATGAAAATAAAAAAGCTTGGTCTGATATTATGAAAAGGGCAATGCTTGAAAATAATAGTTGGGAAAATTCTGCAAAAACTTATATTGATCTATACAAGACACTAATATAG
- a CDS encoding glycogen/starch/alpha-glucan phosphorylase: MSLDKEFIQNNFKQKLTNMFAEDIDESNKYHYFEALSSLVKDYASKGFKDTNKYYLNKKQKQVYYFSMEFLIGRLLENNLINLGIKDVCEEALSELGIDFNEVLSVELDAGLGNGGLGRLAACFLDSMASIGIPGHGCGIRYKYGLFEQKIKDGYQIEVPDNWLKNGYVWETRKTEKSVIVKFGGNVNLINENGKLKAVHENYEPILAVPYDIPVVGYHNNMVNNLRLWSAETVDKDFDFSSFSNGDYLKAVEYKYSVESITQVLYPNDSTEKGKLLRLKQEYFFVSAGLQSILRRYEKMKLPLNELDKYIAIHINDTHPSVAIAELMRLLVDEKSMPWDEAWKITTNVMAYTNHTILAEALEKWPVDMFKKLLPRIYMIIEEINRRFCSEVFDRYNGNQAKVNEMSIISNNNVRMAYLSIVGSHSVNGVAKLHTEILKKQELKSFYEFYPEKFNNKTNGITHRRWLIQSNPKLSNLITGSIGSDWIKHPLKLKDLEKFAHDSSIQNKFACIKKDNKIRLSNFIKEKYDLNVDPDSIFDVQAKRLHAYKRQVLNVFNILDLYNRLKENPNLDIVPRTFIFAAKASPGYFLAKQVIKLINTAANKINNDRSINDKIKVVFLENYGVSLAQNLIPAADVSEQISTASKEASGTGNMKFMMNGAITIATLDGANVEIREAVGDDNIVIFGLTAKEVIEFYKNKNYHSRDIFNSDPRVNKILTQLTNGFLDVSNYEFNAIYDSLLFNNDEYFVLKDFDAYVKAQNKINDLYVNKKKWQEMSIVNVANSGIFSSDNTIAKYAEEIWHVNKIDLKN, encoded by the coding sequence ATGTCCTTAGATAAGGAATTTATCCAGAATAACTTTAAGCAAAAATTAACAAACATGTTTGCGGAAGATATAGATGAATCCAACAAATATCACTATTTTGAAGCCCTAAGCAGCTTAGTTAAAGACTATGCTTCAAAGGGGTTCAAGGATACAAATAAATATTATTTAAATAAAAAGCAAAAACAAGTTTATTATTTTTCAATGGAATTTTTAATAGGAAGACTTCTTGAAAATAATCTTATAAATCTTGGAATAAAAGATGTATGCGAAGAAGCTCTTTCAGAACTTGGAATAGATTTTAATGAAGTTTTATCTGTCGAACTAGATGCCGGTCTTGGTAATGGCGGACTTGGTAGATTAGCTGCTTGTTTTTTAGATTCAATGGCATCTATCGGAATCCCCGGACATGGATGCGGCATAAGATATAAATATGGACTTTTTGAACAAAAAATAAAGGATGGTTATCAAATAGAAGTACCAGACAATTGGCTTAAAAATGGCTATGTGTGGGAGACAAGAAAAACCGAAAAATCCGTTATAGTTAAGTTTGGAGGAAATGTAAATCTTATTAATGAAAATGGAAAACTTAAAGCTGTACATGAAAATTATGAACCTATACTTGCAGTCCCATATGATATACCAGTAGTTGGTTATCATAATAACATGGTAAATAACTTAAGGCTTTGGAGTGCAGAAACAGTTGATAAGGATTTTGACTTTTCTTCATTTAGTAATGGTGACTATTTAAAGGCTGTCGAATATAAATATTCAGTTGAATCCATAACTCAAGTACTATATCCAAATGATTCAACTGAAAAAGGAAAACTTTTAAGATTAAAGCAAGAATACTTTTTTGTAAGTGCAGGGCTTCAAAGTATACTCAGAAGATATGAAAAAATGAAACTTCCCCTAAATGAATTAGATAAGTATATAGCCATACACATAAATGATACTCATCCTTCTGTTGCCATTGCAGAATTAATGAGATTATTGGTCGATGAAAAATCAATGCCTTGGGATGAAGCATGGAAAATAACTACTAATGTCATGGCTTATACTAATCACACTATTTTAGCTGAAGCTCTAGAAAAATGGCCTGTAGATATGTTTAAAAAACTTCTTCCTAGAATTTATATGATTATAGAGGAAATAAACAGAAGATTTTGTTCTGAAGTTTTTGACAGGTACAATGGAAACCAAGCTAAAGTAAATGAAATGTCCATAATATCTAACAACAATGTACGTATGGCATACCTCTCCATAGTTGGCAGCCATTCAGTAAATGGAGTTGCAAAACTTCACACTGAAATACTCAAAAAACAAGAATTAAAAAGTTTTTATGAATTTTATCCTGAAAAATTCAACAATAAAACTAATGGTATAACACACAGAAGATGGCTTATTCAATCTAATCCTAAACTATCTAATTTAATAACCGGATCAATAGGTTCTGATTGGATTAAGCATCCTCTAAAATTAAAGGATCTTGAAAAGTTTGCTCATGACAGCTCAATTCAAAATAAATTTGCATGTATTAAAAAAGATAACAAAATACGTCTGTCAAACTTTATTAAAGAAAAATATGATTTAAATGTTGATCCTGATTCGATATTTGATGTACAAGCAAAAAGGCTTCATGCTTACAAAAGACAAGTTTTAAATGTATTCAATATCTTGGATTTATATAATAGATTAAAGGAAAATCCAAACTTAGACATTGTTCCTAGAACATTTATCTTTGCTGCAAAAGCTTCTCCTGGATACTTCTTGGCAAAGCAAGTTATAAAATTAATAAATACTGCTGCAAACAAGATAAATAATGATAGGAGCATAAATGATAAAATAAAGGTAGTATTTCTTGAAAACTATGGTGTATCCTTAGCCCAAAATCTTATACCTGCTGCAGATGTAAGTGAACAGATTTCAACAGCTTCCAAAGAAGCGTCTGGTACGGGAAACATGAAATTCATGATGAATGGAGCCATTACAATAGCTACCTTAGATGGTGCAAATGTTGAGATAAGAGAAGCCGTTGGAGACGATAATATAGTTATATTTGGTTTGACAGCAAAAGAAGTAATTGAATTCTATAAAAATAAAAACTATCATTCAAGAGATATTTTTAACAGCGATCCAAGAGTCAATAAAATCTTAACCCAGCTCACAAATGGATTTTTAGATGTATCTAATTATGAATTTAATGCAATATATGATAGTCTTTTATTCAATAACGACGAATATTTCGTATTAAAAGATTTTGATGCTTACGTAAAGGCCCAAAATAAAATAAATGATCTTTACGTAAATAAGAAAAAGTGGCAAGAAATGAGTATAGTAAATGTAGCTAACTCTGGTATTTTTTCAAGTGACAATACTATAGCAAAATATGCTGAAGAAATTTGGCATGTTAATAAAATTGATTTAAAAAATTAA
- a CDS encoding HD domain-containing phosphohydrolase: MKINVSIIDLVLSLSEAVDSASPTVENHHKQVATVSYYISKQLGLSFQKQKEIVIAGGLHDIGALSVSDKIKALKFDFEDSINGHSEKGYMFLKTYKPFLNIANYVRYHHVPWNNGKCEGVNSEEVPLESHLLNLADRISVLINPNKNILTQVDYIREKISKYSGSIFTPELVEAFIELSKKESFWLDIRSNSLEYILKNNLNCENDLSNEEFSELIKLFSRIIDFRSEFTATHSSGVASTAEAIAKIKGFTEDGCNTIKMSGYVHDLGKLAVPAEILEKHGKLTKEEYNIIRIHPYYTDKILKKVKNFDTIRKWGALHHERLDGNGYPFHLKGDQISTGSRIMAAADVFVALEEDRPYKSGLKYSKVMEIMNDMTPNALDKDIVKLIKDNYDIINNSRIAAQNAADEEYHNFIG; encoded by the coding sequence GTGAAAATAAATGTTTCAATAATAGATTTGGTATTATCATTATCAGAAGCAGTAGATTCAGCTAGTCCAACTGTGGAAAATCATCATAAGCAAGTTGCGACTGTGTCTTATTATATAAGTAAACAGTTAGGGTTATCTTTTCAAAAACAAAAGGAAATAGTGATAGCTGGAGGACTTCATGATATTGGTGCACTATCAGTTAGTGACAAAATAAAAGCATTGAAATTTGATTTTGAGGATAGTATAAATGGTCATTCTGAAAAGGGATATATGTTTTTGAAGACATACAAACCATTTTTGAATATTGCAAATTATGTAAGATATCATCATGTACCGTGGAATAATGGAAAGTGTGAAGGTGTTAATTCAGAAGAAGTTCCACTTGAAAGTCATCTTTTAAATTTAGCAGATAGAATTTCAGTACTTATAAACCCAAACAAAAACATATTAACCCAAGTTGATTATATTCGTGAAAAAATATCAAAATACTCTGGCAGTATCTTTACTCCAGAATTAGTTGAAGCATTTATTGAGCTTTCCAAAAAGGAATCATTTTGGCTTGATATTCGCTCAAATTCACTTGAATATATTTTGAAGAATAATTTGAACTGTGAGAATGATTTATCTAATGAGGAATTTTCCGAACTCATAAAATTATTTAGCCGTATAATTGATTTTAGAAGTGAGTTTACAGCTACACATTCTAGTGGAGTTGCGTCTACTGCAGAAGCAATTGCAAAAATCAAAGGTTTTACGGAAGATGGATGTAATACGATTAAAATGTCAGGATATGTCCATGACTTGGGTAAGCTTGCCGTTCCTGCTGAAATTTTGGAGAAACATGGTAAACTTACAAAAGAAGAATATAATATAATACGAATTCATCCATATTATACAGATAAGATATTAAAGAAAGTTAAAAATTTTGATACTATAAGGAAATGGGGGGCACTTCACCATGAACGATTAGATGGAAATGGCTATCCATTCCATCTAAAAGGTGATCAAATCTCAACTGGTTCGAGGATTATGGCAGCAGCAGATGTATTTGTTGCATTAGAGGAAGATAGGCCATATAAAAGCGGGTTAAAATATAGTAAAGTAATGGAGATAATGAATGATATGACTCCAAATGCTCTGGACAAGGATATTGTTAAATTAATCAAAGATAATTATGATATTATAAATAATTCTAGAATTGCAGCTCAAAATGCTGCAGATGAAGAATATCACAATTTTATAGGTTAA
- a CDS encoding glycoside hydrolase family 13 protein, with translation MDSILHNSWDSFFRSPFGAVECDKNVSLRIKVSAHSNVNAAKLVIFDDHNKNYYPMNFEFKSNDKIVFNYNLKTPSVPNLLFYYFEIWIDGKVTFYGNNHTLTGGTGDLYESSPLPYQITVFEKGYKTPDWFKNSVIYQIFVDRFFNGNPDKSISNPKKNSFIYGNWYDKPMYIKDSENNKILRWDFYGGNLKGITKKLDYLKDLGISTIYLNPIFESHSNHKYDTANYKKIDSMFGNENIFKKLVKEASIRNINIILDGVFNHTGSDSIYFNKFNTYDSIGAYQSKDSKYYSWYNFKSCPDDYDSWWGIPDLPSVNELNESYLNYIIRDDDSVIKHWMKTGIKGWRLDVADELPDEFIKELKETCSKLDSNSVVIGEVWEDASNKISYNKRRQYFLGKELDSATNYLMRDNLLDFLRNNINSVTLQDKFMSLYENYPLHNFYSMVNLIGSHDVERIYSMLKEIAGNLYIANSNSNLDNICFKLLKIVTLIQFTFPGVPLLYYGDEIGLEGLKDPYNRATYPWGRENKDILNWYKNLIHIRNDVKALRTGHWRQICFGDSVYGYFRYIYNHKDKFNTPSKNATCLVLINKNPYDSYDFKINVHDYVYDHDFKNLTNIFNKNDNIRVINNELTIHIDSLEGKLYIDKT, from the coding sequence ATGGACTCAATTTTACACAACTCGTGGGATTCCTTCTTTAGATCTCCATTTGGTGCAGTTGAATGTGATAAAAATGTATCCCTTAGAATTAAAGTATCTGCCCATTCTAATGTGAATGCCGCAAAACTAGTAATTTTTGATGATCACAATAAAAATTACTATCCTATGAATTTTGAATTTAAATCTAATGATAAAATTGTTTTCAATTACAATTTAAAAACCCCATCAGTTCCTAATTTACTTTTTTACTATTTTGAAATATGGATAGATGGGAAAGTAACTTTCTACGGAAACAATCATACCTTAACAGGTGGAACTGGAGACCTTTATGAAAGCTCTCCCCTCCCCTATCAAATTACAGTCTTTGAAAAAGGATATAAAACCCCTGATTGGTTTAAGAATTCAGTGATTTATCAAATATTTGTAGATAGGTTCTTTAATGGAAATCCCGATAAATCCATATCAAATCCTAAAAAAAATAGTTTTATATATGGAAATTGGTATGACAAACCAATGTACATAAAAGATTCGGAAAATAATAAAATACTGAGATGGGATTTTTATGGTGGAAACTTAAAAGGCATTACAAAAAAACTTGACTATTTAAAAGATCTCGGTATAAGCACAATTTATTTAAATCCAATATTTGAATCTCATAGTAATCACAAATATGATACAGCAAACTATAAGAAAATAGATAGTATGTTTGGAAATGAAAATATATTTAAAAAACTTGTAAAAGAAGCCTCTATAAGAAATATAAATATAATTCTAGATGGAGTTTTCAATCATACTGGATCAGACAGTATATATTTTAACAAATTCAATACCTATGACTCCATAGGTGCATATCAATCAAAGGATTCTAAGTACTATTCCTGGTATAATTTTAAGAGCTGCCCGGACGATTATGATTCCTGGTGGGGAATTCCAGACTTACCAAGTGTCAATGAATTAAATGAAAGTTATTTAAACTATATTATAAGAGATGATGACAGTGTTATAAAACATTGGATGAAAACTGGTATAAAAGGCTGGAGATTGGATGTTGCAGATGAGCTTCCAGACGAGTTTATAAAGGAACTTAAAGAAACTTGCAGCAAGCTCGATTCAAACTCTGTTGTCATAGGTGAAGTTTGGGAAGATGCTTCAAATAAAATAAGTTATAATAAAAGAAGGCAGTACTTTCTAGGAAAAGAATTAGATTCTGCAACTAATTACTTGATGAGGGACAATCTTTTAGATTTTTTAAGAAATAATATAAATTCTGTAACTTTACAAGACAAGTTTATGAGTTTATATGAAAACTATCCCCTTCATAACTTCTACTCCATGGTAAATCTCATAGGGAGTCATGACGTAGAAAGAATATATTCTATGTTAAAAGAAATTGCAGGTAATCTTTATATTGCTAACTCTAACAGTAATCTTGATAATATATGTTTTAAACTGTTAAAAATAGTAACATTAATTCAATTTACATTTCCTGGAGTACCCCTTTTATATTATGGTGATGAAATAGGACTTGAAGGACTTAAAGATCCTTATAATAGGGCAACTTACCCCTGGGGTAGAGAAAATAAGGATATTTTAAATTGGTACAAAAACTTAATTCATATAAGAAATGATGTAAAAGCTCTTAGAACAGGACATTGGAGGCAAATATGTTTTGGTGACAGCGTATATGGCTACTTTAGATATATATATAACCATAAAGATAAATTTAATACTCCTTCTAAAAATGCAACTTGCCTCGTGTTAATAAATAAAAATCCCTATGACAGTTATGACTTTAAAATAAATGTACATGATTATGTATATGATCATGATTTTAAAAACTTAACTAACATTTTTAATAAAAATGATAATATTAGAGTTATAAATAATGAATTAACTATTCACATTGATTCATTAGAAGGAAAGCTATATATAGACAAAACGTGA
- a CDS encoding glucose-1-phosphate adenylyltransferase encodes MIKKEIIAMILAGGQGSRLKDLTKYNAKPAVPFGGKYRIIDFTLSNCTHSGIDTVGILTQYQPLILSNHIGIGSPWDLDTMNGGVTILPPHVSQSGMNWYSGTADAIYQNINFVDYYEPEYIAVLSGDHIYKMDYSAMLNYHKQKNADATIAVIEVPFEEASRFGIMNTDEHNRIVEFEEKPKEPKNNMASMGIYIFNWKMIKEFLKQDENNSYSSNDFGKDVIPALLKNNKKLFAYSFKGYWKDVGTIQSYWEANMDLLKEDNKLNLYEEDWKIYSNNSTLPPQYIGSGVKVENSMISDGCVILGDVFNSVLFPGVHVDKNSRITDSVILPNVTIESNVIIDRAIIGNNCIIRQNNIIADSNKIVLIGEDKEIGLNSIAI; translated from the coding sequence TTGATAAAAAAAGAAATTATTGCAATGATACTGGCAGGCGGACAAGGCTCTCGATTAAAGGACTTGACAAAATATAATGCAAAGCCAGCTGTACCTTTTGGAGGAAAATATAGAATTATTGATTTCACTCTAAGTAATTGTACACACTCTGGTATTGATACTGTTGGAATATTAACACAATATCAGCCTCTAATTTTAAGTAACCATATAGGCATAGGCAGTCCGTGGGATCTCGATACAATGAATGGAGGAGTTACAATTCTTCCACCCCATGTTAGTCAGTCAGGGATGAATTGGTACAGTGGTACTGCCGATGCTATATATCAAAATATAAATTTTGTAGACTATTATGAGCCTGAATATATAGCTGTTTTATCTGGTGATCATATATACAAGATGGATTATTCTGCTATGTTAAATTATCACAAACAAAAAAATGCAGATGCAACTATAGCAGTTATAGAAGTACCTTTTGAAGAGGCTAGTCGATTTGGAATTATGAATACTGATGAACACAATCGTATAGTTGAATTTGAAGAAAAACCTAAAGAGCCTAAAAACAACATGGCCTCCATGGGAATATATATTTTCAATTGGAAAATGATAAAGGAATTTTTAAAGCAAGATGAAAATAATTCTTACTCCAGCAATGACTTTGGTAAAGATGTAATACCTGCTTTACTTAAGAATAATAAAAAATTATTTGCATATTCTTTCAAAGGGTACTGGAAGGATGTTGGTACAATTCAAAGTTATTGGGAAGCTAACATGGATTTATTAAAGGAAGATAATAAACTTAATTTATATGAAGAAGATTGGAAAATTTATTCCAATAATTCTACTCTACCACCTCAATACATAGGCAGTGGTGTTAAAGTAGAAAATTCAATGATTTCCGATGGATGTGTAATATTAGGCGATGTATTTAATTCTGTTTTATTTCCGGGTGTTCATGTTGATAAAAATTCAAGAATAACTGATTCTGTAATTTTACCAAATGTAACAATTGAAAGTAATGTAATAATAGATAGAGCAATAATAGGTAACAATTGTATTATAAGACAAAACAATATAATAGCTGATTCAAATAAAATTGTACTTATTGGTGAAGATAAGGAAATAGGCTTAAATTCTATAGCTATATAA
- the glgD gene encoding glucose-1-phosphate adenylyltransferase subunit GlgD yields MIKNSYMSMLMLNENQEDIRSLTKNRPLASIPIYGRYRIIDFILSNVVNSGIRNVGIFSPNDSRSLADHLGTGRAWDLSRNSDGLFIFSSYSKHNHRQNENLLKNFVEYLSMSKQKNVVLAKSHMICNIDIAKVIMDHEKSQKDITIVYKNIKNAYNYMHGCHILNIDDKGNISKIQKNIGFHTEANICMDILIMKKELLIKFLYEFIKSNCTTLYEFIYLNIDKYNVNTYEFDGYLRSINSINQYYHANIDMLNSEVLYELFNKNGSIYTKPKNEPSTKYVENSSVSNSLVANGCIIEGNIENSVISRQVHVEEGAAIKNSIIFQNSKVESGAYLNNVILDKDVFIGKNVKIQGTSEFPVVVEKNSILNSY; encoded by the coding sequence ATGATAAAAAATTCATATATGTCAATGTTAATGTTAAATGAAAATCAAGAAGATATTAGAAGTTTAACTAAAAATAGGCCTCTGGCATCTATACCAATTTATGGTCGATACCGTATTATTGATTTTATTCTTTCAAATGTAGTAAATTCTGGGATACGAAACGTTGGTATCTTTTCACCAAATGATTCTCGTTCCTTAGCTGATCATCTTGGTACTGGACGTGCCTGGGATTTATCTAGAAATTCAGATGGATTATTTATATTTAGTTCTTATTCTAAACATAATCACCGCCAAAATGAAAATTTATTAAAGAACTTTGTGGAGTACCTTTCCATGAGTAAGCAAAAAAATGTTGTTTTAGCTAAATCTCATATGATATGTAATATTGATATTGCTAAAGTCATAATGGATCATGAAAAATCCCAAAAAGACATAACAATTGTCTATAAAAATATAAAAAATGCATATAACTATATGCATGGATGCCATATCCTAAATATAGATGATAAAGGTAATATATCAAAAATACAAAAAAATATTGGTTTTCATACTGAAGCTAATATTTGTATGGATATATTGATTATGAAAAAGGAATTATTAATTAAATTTTTATATGAATTCATTAAATCAAATTGTACAACTTTGTATGAATTTATATATTTAAATATAGATAAATACAATGTAAATACCTATGAATTTGATGGGTATTTACGATCTATTAATTCAATAAATCAATATTACCATGCTAATATAGATATGCTAAATTCTGAAGTGCTGTATGAACTTTTTAATAAAAATGGTTCTATATATACTAAACCTAAAAATGAACCTTCCACAAAATATGTTGAAAATTCTTCTGTAAGCAATTCACTAGTAGCTAATGGCTGTATTATTGAAGGAAACATTGAAAATAGTGTTATATCAAGACAAGTTCATGTTGAGGAAGGTGCTGCAATAAAAAATTCTATAATATTTCAAAATTCAAAAGTAGAAAGCGGTGCTTATTTGAATAATGTTATACTTGATAAAGATGTTTTTATTGGCAAAAATGTAAAAATTCAAGGTACATCAGAATTTCCAGTAGTTGTAGAAAAAAATAGTATTTTAAATTCTTATTAG
- a CDS encoding hemerythrin family protein — protein MFEWKENYSCNIKQIDDEHKRLFEIGRSIYKLAVDENHIDYYDNILDLLDELKDYTAYHFSDEEKVMKLYDYPGLDDQKHIHAKFIEKLENIDLNSVDENQQKAILNLLDFVSSWISSHILGSDLKIKDYFESLKLTNKD, from the coding sequence ATGTTCGAATGGAAGGAAAATTACAGCTGCAATATAAAGCAAATAGATGATGAACACAAAAGATTATTTGAAATAGGCAGGAGTATATATAAACTTGCAGTAGATGAAAATCATATAGACTATTATGATAATATATTGGATTTATTGGACGAGTTAAAAGACTATACAGCTTATCACTTTAGTGATGAAGAAAAAGTCATGAAATTATATGATTATCCTGGGTTAGACGATCAAAAACATATTCATGCTAAGTTTATTGAAAAATTAGAAAATATAGATCTTAATTCAGTAGATGAAAATCAACAAAAGGCTATTTTAAATTTACTTGACTTTGTATCAAGCTGGATATCAAGCCACATATTGGGCAGTGATTTAAAAATTAAGGATTATTTTGAGAGCTTAAAGCTAACAAATAAGGATTAA